The Acidobacteriota bacterium genome segment CCGTCGTGCGGTTCGCGCGGCGTCATCTCGCCCGCGATCGGGGTCTTCATGAGTTCGACGACCTTCTCCGGATCTCCGGGGTGGAGGCCGAGAGCCCAGCCCAGCTTGATGTAGGCCACCTCGGGGAGCATGTTCCCGAGCGGCACGACGCCGAGTCCGAGGATTTCCCGCCCCGTTTCGTAGACGTACATCTGCACGAAGCCCCACAGCGTCTGGAGCGTCATGAAGACCAGCACGCCGGCGTCCCTGGCCCGCTCGAGCGCGGGATAGACCTTGCGGTTGACGTGCCCGAGCCCGGTGCCGGCGATGACGATGCCCTTGTAGCCGCGCTCGACGAGGGCGTCGATGACGTCGGGCTGCATGTTCGGATAGTAGTAGAGCAGCGTCACCCGCTCGTCGAAGGCCGCCCGGATGTCGACCTCGCGGTCGTTGCGGCGCGGCGCCCAGTCGTCCTTCAGAAGCCGCATCTCTCCGGGTTCGATCGTCGCCAGCGGGATGTCCCCGATCGTTCGGAATGTGCTGCGATAGGAGCTGTGCATTTTGCGCACGCGGGTCCCGCGGTGGAGCAGGTTGTAACGATCGGAGGTGGGGCCGAACATGCAGACCATGACCTCAGCGATCTGTCCGTGCGCGGCCGCCCAGGTGGCGTTGATCAGGTTGCGCGCGGCGTCGGAGGACGGGCGGTCGGACGACCGCTGGCTGCCGACCATCACGATCGGCACCGGCGGGCGCTGGACCATGAACGACAGGGCAGCGGCGGTGTGGTGCATCGTATCGGTGCCGTGCCCGATGACGATCCCGTCGTAGCCTTCGCGGATCGCCTCCCCGATGCGCTCCGCCAGGACGAGGTACTGCTCGGGGCCCATGTTCTCGGAGAACACGCCGAACAGTTTCTCGGTCTCGAGGTTGCAGATGTCGGCCAGCTCCGGAACCGAGCCGTAGAGCTCTCCCGGGCTGAACGCCGGAATCACCGCACCGGTACGGTAGTCGAGGCGCGACGCGATCGTGCCGCCCGTTCCGAAAAGCTTGACCTTCGGTTTGGCTGGATCGACCGGGAACTCCTGCTCCGGGATCCGGTAGTGCGCTTCGCGGTAGCCGGTCTTGACCAGTTCGACGATCGTGTCGTAGCGCACGCCGATGTTGTAGCCGCACGAGAGCTTGATCACGAGATGCTCGGGATCGGCTGTCTCGGAGCGGGGGAGGATCAGCCCCTCGAACCGTCCGCGCGTGGTCTCGGCGATCACCTCCGACCACACGGTGACGCCGAAGCGCTTCATCACCGAAAGCAGCGGATCGCGGTAGCCTTCGTAGGGGTCCTTCGCCATCACCGCGCCTCCAGCCGGCCTTCCATGGCCGACACGAGTCGCGCCCGCACCTCGCGCGCGGGCACGCGGCCCCTCACCCCGGCGAGGGCCGTTCCCATCGCCCAGCGCAGAGCCGCCTCCGGATCGCGGGTGCGAAGTCGGTCCAGCTGCTCGAGCGCGCGGGCGACCGCCTGGTCGGCGAGGCGTCCCCCGGCGTCCGGTTCCAGCTCCGCCAGCAGAGCTCCGGGGTCGGCGTCCGGGCTGTCGGTGACGCGGGCGAGGGCCAGCTCGAAGCCCTCGGGAAGCAGCCGGCCTGCCGCCAGCGCCGCCGCCAGCGGGCGCACCCGGTGCGGCGGGGGGAGGGAGGGGCGGCGGGGGGCGAGCACGCGCGCGAAAGCGGCGGCGACCCGACGGGCCGTCTCGGCCGGCAGCGGGCCGAGGGCGTCGAACAGGTCCGCCCAGGGGGAGGCCGCCAGCCGGGCCGCCGCCCGCTCGTCGAGGCCAGCCTCCCGGTACCGGGACTCCCGCTGCCAGGGCCGCTCGGGGAGTCCGGCCTCGATGCGGTCGACCCACTCGTCCGGGATCGGGAGGGGTGGGGTGTCGGTGTCCGGGTACATCCGGTCGGGTCCGGCCAGGATCCGCTCGAAGCCGGTCGACCCGTCGCGATGGGCCTGGCGCGTCTCGGGCGGGACACCCTCGAGAGCGTCCTGAGCCCGGATGAAGATCTCGCGGACCGCGGTGTCGAGATCCGCCGGGTCGCCCCAGACGACCACCAGGGCATCCTCCGGATCGGCCTGCAGGGCGCGGCGGAGGCGCCTCCAGGTGGTGCGGCTGAGCCCGTAGCCCGCCAGATCGGAGTGCACCATGAAGGGCCTCGCGGTCAGGCAAGCGATGACGCGGACGCGCTCGGCGAACTCGAAGGCGAACGTGTGCCGGGGCTGGGTCGGGCGCGAGAGCAGACCGCCGAACCGCGGCAGCCGCAGCGCCGCGACGGCCTCCCCCCGTTCCAGCGCCTCGGCGAGCGGCCTGTACCCCGCGCCAGCGAGGAGGCGCTCCGCCCGAACGGCGAGGGGAGAGACGTCCCAGGCCGCGCCGCCGGCCGGGATCTCCAACATCTCTCGTTGCACGCCCCGCCGCCGCAGCTCCTCCCGGATCTTCAGCAGTTCGAGCTGGCGAAAGGCCTCGATATGGGCGAGGAGAGGCAGCCGCCGGTGATTGTCGACGCCCTTGATCTCGATTCGCCGGCCGCCCGCGATCGAGACGTTGACATCCTGGCGCGCCGCACCGGGCCCGCGCCGGACCTTACGGCAGCAGCGGGTCGTGCGAGCGACGAGCCGCGCCCCGGCCTGCAGCTCCCACGGCGTCAGCAGGTCGGGTTCGGTGACGACCTCGGTCAACGGCATGCCGAGCCTGTCCGTCCGGAAGGTGATCCGGTGCCCGATGTCGGAGACCTCGCGGCAGGAATCCTCCTCCAGCGACAGCTGGCGGATCCGGAGCAGCTTGTCCACGCCCAGCTCCGGCTCCCGGAACGGGATCGCACCCGAGAGCCCGACCATCGCCGTGCGCTGGAAACCGGTCGGAATCGAGCCGTCGAGGTACTGCTTGCGCATCACGTGGAGTTCGGAGACCAGCTTCAGGTCGAACAGGCGCGCGATCTCGAGCGCGATCAGGACCGCTTCGCGGTCGATCTCGAACGGCGGCGTGTCGTCGATCTCGTAGGTGCAAACCGTTCCGCGTTCCAGCAGATAGACGATCTCCTTCTTCGTCTTGAACTCCATCAGAGCGCAACCGTCGTATTCCCCCAGCTCGCTGAGGGTGGGACGCATGTGACGGAGCACCTCGGCGTCGTAGCGGTCGACGTATCTCCCCGCGGGGCAGCGGCAGAAGAGCTTGCTCTCGGTCAGGAGCTGCTGGTGCACCTCCAGCCCGGACATGAAGTTCAGCGCCCGGTAGTCGTCGGGCGTCATCTCGTCGAGGTCTCGCGCCGGGAAGTCGAGAGGGGGCTCGCGCTCGGGGTTCAGGTCGGCCGGGGGCCGGACCCCGGCCGCGGCGCGCGGCGTGTCGGTTGCCATCGGTTCTCCCGCACCGAGAGCGAGGTGCGCCCTTCGGAAGGCCGCGGCCCGCACGCCCGGTCCCGCCCGGGGGGCCGCGCGCGAAGGGCGTCCTGAACGGCCGCCTCGCTTCGGGCGTGGCATTATCCCCGAACCGGTCTGCCGCGCCACGCGCTCGGGAACCGCCGGGCCTACAATCGTCCGCCGAGGAGGTCCAACGTCGGATGGAGCGGAGGACGGTGCGTGCGCGGATCGAGGGCCGCGTCCAGGGCGTCTGGTACCGGGCGTGGACCGTGGAGCGGGCGCGCGAGCTGGGTCTCGTCGGCTGGGTCCGGAACCGGAGCGACGGGTCGGTCGAGGCGCTCTTCTCGGGGCCTCGCGAGGCGGTCGAGCGGATGCTCGAGCTCTGCCGGCAGGGGCCGCCGGCGGCCGAGGTGACCGCCGTGAAGGCCGAACCGGCGGAGAATGAGCCGCTCCCGGAGGGTTTCCACCAGCGCCCGACCCTCTGAGCGGGGCGCCCGGCAGCCGCGCCTCAGAGCGAAAAGCCGAAGCCGGCCCCGAGGTAGCGCACCCTCAGCGGGTAGAACTGCCCGTGGGGCGCGTGCCCGTCGTAGAACTCGAGCAGCACCTGGATCGAGCGGTCGAGCCGGCGCGCGTTCGGGAAGACGATCCCCGCCTTCACGCTCGTGTCGATGTCCCAGTCCGTCTCCGACCAGGCCTCGAGGTCGGCCCCGGCGACGAGGCGAAGGCGCGCGCGGCCGAGGTGGCGGCTCCGGTACTCCGCTCCCGCCTGCACCCGGTTGCGGCGCAGCGGAGTATCGGAGGAGAGGATCCGGATCGCTCCCGCGTAGACGCGCGCCCCGCGCCGCTCGTAGGCGGCGAGCGCTTCGAGCGCCTCGTAGCTGAGGTTGATCCGCTCCACCGGGGGCCCGGGCTGAGGATTGAGCAGGAACTCGTCGCCCAGATGGCTCGAGAGGTGGAACAGCCGCAGGCGTCCCGAAAACCGTCCGGAGTGCACCTCGACGGGAAAACCGATGTAGTAGTCGGCGTTGAGCAGGTCCATCGACTCGGCGTCGAGATTGAAGATCGCGAAGACCGCTCCGCTGATGCCGAGCTGCCACCCGTCTCCCTCCCGTTCTCCCGGCCAGCGCAGCAGGCCGAAGTTCTCCCCGAAGCCGACCGAGCCGACGTCGTACGTACCGAAATCGGTGCGGTACCGCTGAAAGGTGACGTGGAAACGGGGTTGTTTCTGGTCGGCGAGCGGCGGGACGAACAGCACCCCTTCCGGAAGCCGGATGGCGCGGCGTCCGGGTGGCGCGCGGAGCCACTCGATCCAGCCGCGCCAGCGTGACCGCGGCGCGCGCGGCACCGCCGGTTCGGGGAAGCGGATCTCGAGCGAGGGACACAGGGCCCGCAACGCTGCCGCGACGCCGGCGCGCTCGCCGGGGTCGTCGAGCGAGAGGTCGACACCCGCGAGCCGTTCGCCGTCGACCGTCACCGCGAGGACACGCACTGCGGGGTGCGGGCCGAGCGCCCCGGCGACGAGTCCGCGCGCGTAGGCGAGGCGCGCCTGTACCCCGTCGGTGCCGGGGGGCAACGTGCACGGTTCCTCCGCACCGGCGAACGCGGAGGATCCGAGAAGGAGAGCGGCGAGCAGATGCGGTCTCATGGCGCTCCTCGGGGGGCGGCGAAGTATGGGCGTCTGCGTGCCCGCGTGCCAAACCCCTATGAGGTGCTTCCCCGATGGTGCGCGGCCGCGCCGGCGGGGCGCAGGTGCGGCCTGTTCCATGCCACCTCCCGCATCCGGGACGCGCGCGCCGATCGGCCCTTCCCCCACGCGCCGGATCCCGCCATCCTTCCGGCATGATCCGAAGGCGACATCCCCGCCGCCGGCGCTTTCGCGGCAGCCGCCGCGCCTTCGAAGCCGCCCGCCGCTTCGAGCCCCCCCTCTGCCCCTACGCCCCTGCCGCGCCCATCGCCAAGACGCCCGCTCCCGCGGCTGGAAACCCCACCGCCGCGGCGGTCCGGTCAGGAACCGTGCCAACGCAGGCCCGGCGCCGAAAACGCACCGCGAAGGAAGCACCTCTCAGGGTTCGATGAGGACTTTGAGCGTCTCGCCCCCCTCCGCCGCCAGCCGAAAGCCCTCCCCGATCCTCTCCAGGGGCAGCCGGTGGGTCACGAGGGCGGCCACGTCGATGCGCCCGGAGGCGATCAGGTCGAGCGCGGCGCGCATCTCCTCCGGCGGACCGGCGTAGGAGGGGACGAGCCGGACGCCCCGCTTCCAGATGGCGGCGACGGGGAGCGGGAGCACCTCTCCCGGCTCGAGCGGCGCGAAAAGGGAAATCGTCGCGCCCGGTCCGGCGAGCTCGAGCGCCTGTTCGAACGCGGCCCGCGCGCCGGTGCAGACGATGACGTGATCGACCCGACCA includes the following:
- the gatD gene encoding Glu-tRNA(Gln) amidotransferase GatDE subunit D, giving the protein MAKDPYEGYRDPLLSVMKRFGVTVWSEVIAETTRGRFEGLILPRSETADPEHLVIKLSCGYNIGVRYDTIVELVKTGYREAHYRIPEQEFPVDPAKPKVKLFGTGGTIASRLDYRTGAVIPAFSPGELYGSVPELADICNLETEKLFGVFSENMGPEQYLVLAERIGEAIREGYDGIVIGHGTDTMHHTAAALSFMVQRPPVPIVMVGSQRSSDRPSSDAARNLINATWAAAHGQIAEVMVCMFGPTSDRYNLLHRGTRVRKMHSSYRSTFRTIGDIPLATIEPGEMRLLKDDWAPRRNDREVDIRAAFDERVTLLYYYPNMQPDVIDALVERGYKGIVIAGTGLGHVNRKVYPALERARDAGVLVFMTLQTLWGFVQMYVYETGREILGLGVVPLGNMLPEVAYIKLGWALGLHPGDPEKVVELMKTPIAGEMTPREPHDGYLILQGGVPEVQEFLSKVWR
- the gatE gene encoding Glu-tRNA(Gln) amidotransferase GatDE subunit E, with the protein product MPRPKRGGRSGRPSRAAPRAGPGVRAAAFRRAHLALGAGEPMATDTPRAAAGVRPPADLNPEREPPLDFPARDLDEMTPDDYRALNFMSGLEVHQQLLTESKLFCRCPAGRYVDRYDAEVLRHMRPTLSELGEYDGCALMEFKTKKEIVYLLERGTVCTYEIDDTPPFEIDREAVLIALEIARLFDLKLVSELHVMRKQYLDGSIPTGFQRTAMVGLSGAIPFREPELGVDKLLRIRQLSLEEDSCREVSDIGHRITFRTDRLGMPLTEVVTEPDLLTPWELQAGARLVARTTRCCRKVRRGPGAARQDVNVSIAGGRRIEIKGVDNHRRLPLLAHIEAFRQLELLKIREELRRRGVQREMLEIPAGGAAWDVSPLAVRAERLLAGAGYRPLAEALERGEAVAALRLPRFGGLLSRPTQPRHTFAFEFAERVRVIACLTARPFMVHSDLAGYGLSRTTWRRLRRALQADPEDALVVVWGDPADLDTAVREIFIRAQDALEGVPPETRQAHRDGSTGFERILAGPDRMYPDTDTPPLPIPDEWVDRIEAGLPERPWQRESRYREAGLDERAAARLAASPWADLFDALGPLPAETARRVAAAFARVLAPRRPSLPPPHRVRPLAAALAAGRLLPEGFELALARVTDSPDADPGALLAELEPDAGGRLADQAVARALEQLDRLRTRDPEAALRWAMGTALAGVRGRVPAREVRARLVSAMEGRLEAR
- a CDS encoding acylphosphatase, with the protein product MERRTVRARIEGRVQGVWYRAWTVERARELGLVGWVRNRSDGSVEALFSGPREAVERMLELCRQGPPAAEVTAVKAEPAENEPLPEGFHQRPTL
- a CDS encoding DUF1207 domain-containing protein — protein: MRPHLLAALLLGSSAFAGAEEPCTLPPGTDGVQARLAYARGLVAGALGPHPAVRVLAVTVDGERLAGVDLSLDDPGERAGVAAALRALCPSLEIRFPEPAVPRAPRSRWRGWIEWLRAPPGRRAIRLPEGVLFVPPLADQKQPRFHVTFQRYRTDFGTYDVGSVGFGENFGLLRWPGEREGDGWQLGISGAVFAIFNLDAESMDLLNADYYIGFPVEVHSGRFSGRLRLFHLSSHLGDEFLLNPQPGPPVERINLSYEALEALAAYERRGARVYAGAIRILSSDTPLRRNRVQAGAEYRSRHLGRARLRLVAGADLEAWSETDWDIDTSVKAGIVFPNARRLDRSIQVLLEFYDGHAPHGQFYPLRVRYLGAGFGFSL
- a CDS encoding alcohol dehydrogenase codes for the protein RDAVAILGGGVSGLLHLLAARAAGAGPIVVIEPSDPRRAAALRLGADAALPPGREAVEAALRAAGGRVDHVIVCTGARAAFEQALELAGPGATISLFAPLEPGEVLPLPVAAIWKRGVRLVPSYAGPPEEMRAALDLIASGRIDVAALVTHRLPLERIGEGFRLAAEGGETLKVLIEP